One segment of Radiobacillus kanasensis DNA contains the following:
- the sufD gene encoding Fe-S cluster assembly protein SufD, which yields MTVETKLPYEKDYVSQFSAKHNEPEWLKSLRLQALEMAERLEMPKPDKTNITKWNFSQFKHDSEGKELISLQELPEEIKVFIDLEKENQNLVLQRNHTVAFASLDPALKEKGVILTDIFTAVQEHGELVQRYFMKDAVSVDEHKLTALHAALLNGGVFVYVPKNVVVEEPLQSIFWQEDKDASLFNHVIVVADENSSVTYVENYVSTSKDTESVANIVTEVIAHDNAQISFGAVDNLDAGTTAYVNRRGVAYRDASIEWALGQMNDGNTVSENVTNLIGDNSRSNAKTVTVGRGTQTQNFTAKIVHYGLNSDGFILQHGVMKDHASSVFNGIGKIEHGASKSNAEQESRVLMLSKDARGDANPILLIDEDDVTAGHAASVGRVDPIQLYYLMSRGIAKKEAERLIIHGFLAPVVNQMPIEAVKEQLTEVIERKVY from the coding sequence ATGACTGTGGAAACGAAGCTACCTTATGAAAAAGACTATGTAAGTCAATTTTCTGCAAAACACAACGAACCGGAATGGTTAAAGTCTTTGCGCCTTCAAGCCCTTGAAATGGCGGAACGCTTAGAAATGCCAAAACCGGATAAAACAAACATTACGAAATGGAATTTTAGTCAATTCAAACACGATTCTGAAGGAAAAGAACTTATTTCTCTTCAAGAACTTCCTGAGGAAATAAAAGTGTTTATTGACTTAGAAAAAGAAAATCAAAACCTTGTTCTTCAACGTAACCATACTGTTGCATTTGCATCTCTTGATCCGGCTTTAAAAGAAAAAGGTGTCATTTTGACTGACATTTTTACTGCTGTTCAAGAGCATGGAGAACTAGTGCAACGTTACTTTATGAAGGATGCAGTATCTGTTGATGAGCACAAACTTACGGCTCTTCATGCTGCTCTATTAAACGGTGGAGTATTTGTTTATGTACCAAAAAATGTTGTAGTTGAAGAACCTTTACAATCAATTTTCTGGCAAGAAGATAAAGACGCATCACTATTTAACCATGTGATTGTTGTAGCAGATGAGAACAGTTCTGTAACGTATGTTGAAAACTATGTATCAACGAGTAAAGACACAGAATCAGTAGCGAACATTGTAACAGAAGTTATCGCACACGATAATGCCCAAATCTCTTTTGGTGCGGTGGATAACCTTGATGCCGGTACGACAGCTTATGTGAATCGCCGTGGTGTAGCGTATCGAGATGCTTCCATCGAGTGGGCGCTTGGCCAAATGAATGATGGAAATACCGTATCTGAAAACGTGACGAACTTAATTGGAGATAACTCTCGATCAAATGCGAAAACCGTAACGGTTGGTCGTGGAACACAAACGCAAAACTTCACGGCAAAAATTGTTCACTACGGACTAAATTCTGATGGATTTATCCTTCAGCACGGGGTAATGAAGGATCATGCCTCTTCTGTATTTAATGGAATTGGTAAAATCGAACACGGTGCTTCTAAGTCCAATGCAGAGCAAGAATCTCGTGTGCTTATGCTAAGTAAAGATGCTCGTGGGGATGCCAATCCAATTCTTTTAATTGATGAAGATGATGTAACGGCAGGTCACGCTGCTTCTGTAGGTCGAGTAGACCCGATTCAATTATATTATTTAATGAGTCGTGGTATTGCAAAAAAAGAAGCAGAACGTCTTATTATTCATGGTTTCTTAGCACCAGTAGTAAACCAAATGCCAATCGAGGCCGTTAAAGAACAGTTGACAGAAGTTATTGAAAGGAAAGTGTACTAA
- a CDS encoding cysteine desulfurase translates to MDFHAIREQFPILQQEVNGHPLVYLDSAATSQKPISVIEAVENYYKQNNSNVHRGVHTLGNRATDHYEGAREKVRNFINAASTKETIFTRGTTTSINTIAYSYARANLSEGDEVVITYMEHHSNIIPWQQAVKATGATLKYIPMQEDGTIRLEDVRETITSNTKIVSMMHVSNVLGSVNPIKEVAAIAHEHGAIMVVDGAQSVPHMKVDVQDLDCDFYAFSGHKMCGPTGIGVLYGKQHLLEEMEPVEFGGEMIDFVHLYESTWKELPWKFEGGTPIIAGAIGLGAAIDFLTEIGLDKIYEHETQLAHYAMKQLRELDGVTIYGPEKRAGLVTFNLSDVHPHDTATVLDAEGIAVRAGHHCAQPLMKWLDVTATARASFYLYNTESDVDRLVEGLKRTKEYFGDVF, encoded by the coding sequence ATGGACTTTCATGCCATTAGAGAACAGTTTCCGATTCTACAGCAAGAAGTGAATGGACACCCGCTCGTGTACTTAGATTCTGCGGCTACTTCTCAAAAACCTATATCCGTTATTGAGGCTGTTGAGAATTATTACAAGCAGAACAATTCTAATGTGCACCGAGGGGTTCACACTCTTGGCAATCGTGCTACTGATCACTATGAAGGTGCTCGTGAAAAAGTTCGTAACTTTATCAACGCAGCGAGTACAAAAGAAACCATCTTTACAAGAGGGACAACGACGTCTATCAACACTATTGCTTACAGCTATGCTAGAGCTAATTTAAGTGAAGGGGATGAAGTAGTCATCACCTATATGGAGCATCATAGTAACATTATTCCATGGCAACAGGCTGTAAAAGCAACAGGGGCGACGCTAAAATATATTCCTATGCAAGAAGATGGTACGATTCGATTAGAAGACGTTCGTGAAACGATAACGTCAAACACAAAAATTGTTTCTATGATGCATGTTTCTAATGTGTTAGGTTCTGTAAATCCAATCAAAGAAGTAGCAGCCATTGCTCATGAACATGGTGCCATCATGGTTGTAGACGGCGCTCAAAGTGTTCCACACATGAAAGTCGATGTTCAAGATTTGGATTGCGACTTTTACGCTTTTTCAGGGCACAAAATGTGTGGACCAACAGGAATCGGTGTCCTTTATGGAAAACAACATCTATTAGAAGAAATGGAGCCAGTCGAATTCGGTGGCGAGATGATTGATTTCGTTCATTTGTATGAATCGACTTGGAAAGAGCTTCCGTGGAAATTTGAAGGTGGCACACCAATCATTGCAGGAGCAATTGGTTTAGGAGCTGCTATCGATTTCTTAACGGAAATTGGTCTTGATAAGATTTATGAGCATGAAACACAATTAGCTCATTATGCAATGAAGCAATTACGTGAATTAGATGGTGTTACGATTTACGGTCCGGAAAAGAGAGCTGGGCTCGTTACATTTAATCTTTCTGATGTTCATCCACATGACACAGCAACCGTATTAGATGCGGAAGGAATAGCCGTTCGGGCGGGGCACCATTGTGCTCAACCATTAATGAAGTGGCTGGACGTAACAGCTACAGCACGTGCTAGTTTCTACCTATACAATACGGAAAGTGATGTAGATCGCCTTGTAGAGGGACTGAAGAGAACAAAGGAGTATTTCGGTGATGTCTTTTGA